A single window of Nicotiana tomentosiformis chromosome 1, ASM39032v3, whole genome shotgun sequence DNA harbors:
- the LOC104117175 gene encoding uncharacterized protein At5g01610-like encodes MGFNPRIQLGILLLLLLSLYASANKTTVYEILTKYSLPKGLLPDSVKSYSLSKDGDFEIELEKPCYVEFEYLVYYAEKITGKLSIGSITDLDGIQVKRFFLWLNVNEIRVDLPSSGSIYFQVGIINKKLDMNQFETVHSCRDNALALCGGSLRQVLQLPDPVDDMPMLITE; translated from the exons ATGGGTTTCAATCCAAGAATCCAACTGGGTATTCTCCTACTACTACTCTTATCCCTATACGCTTCTGCCAACAAAACAACAGTATACGAAATCCTCACAAAATACAGCCTTCCTAAAGGGCTTTTACCAGACTCTGTAAAATCTTACTCTCTTTCCAAAGATGGCGACTTTGAAATTGAACTAGAGAAGCCTTGTTATGTGGAGTTTGAATACTTAGTTTATTATGCTGAGAAGATTACTGGGAAGCTAAGTATTGGGTCAATTACTGACTTAGACGGAATCCAAGTAAAAAGATTCTTTCTTTGGTTAAATGTGAATGAGATCCGAGTGGATTTGCCCTCATCTGGTAGTATTTACTTTCAAGTTGGGATCATTAACAAGAAGCTTGATATGAATCAGTTTGAGACTGTTCATAGTTGCCGTGACAATGCTTTGGCTTTGTGTGGAGGTTCTCTTAGACAGGTTCTTCAG CTTCCGGACCCTGTCGATGATATGCCGATGCTTATTACAGAGTAG
- the LOC104117096 gene encoding F-box/kelch-repeat protein At1g55270-like, with protein sequence MDQTIERSSNAQRGFRVQAPLVDSVSCYCNVDSGLKTVAGARKFVPGSKLCIQSDISSHAHKTKNSRRERSRVQPPLLPGLPDDLAIACLVRVPRAEHSKLRLVCKRWYRLLAGNFFYSQRKSLGMAEEWVYVVKRDRDGRISWHAFDPTYQLWQPLPPVPGDYSEALGFGCAVLSGCHLYLIGGKDPIKGSMRRVIFYNARTNRWHRAPDMLRKRHFFGSCVINNCLYVAGGECEGIQRTLRSAEVYDPNRKRWSFIADMSTAMVPFIGVVYDGKWFVKGLGSRREVLSEAYNPDINAWSPVNNRMAAGWRNPSISMDGRLLALDCPDGCKLRVYDESTNSWIRFIDSKLHLGSSRALEAAALVPLNGKLCIIRNNMSISIVDVKNPDKRVETNPHLWENIAGKGHFRTLFTNLWSSIAGRAGLKSHIVHCQVLQA encoded by the exons ATGGACCAAACAATTGAAAGGTCTTCAAATGCACAAAGGGGTTTTCGAGTTCAAGCTCCACTG GTTGATTCTGTGTCATGCTATTGCAATGTTGATTCAGGGTTAAAGACAGTCGCAGGGGCAAGAAAATTTGTCCCAGGATCAAAACTTTGCATCCAGTCAGACATTAGTTCTCATGCACACAAGACTAAAAACTCTCGGAGGGAGAGGTCAAGAGTGCAGCCGCCTCTTCTGCCTGGCCTACCTGATGATCTTGCAATTGCTTGTTTAGTGCGTGTTCCTCGTGCTGAACATAGCAAGCTCCGTCTAGTTTGCAAAAGGTGGTATCGCCTTCTTGCGGGTAACTTCTTTTACTCTCAAAGGAAGAGTCTTGGAATGGCTGAAGAGTGGGTGTACGTTGTAAAAAGAGATCGTGATGGGCGGATTTCATGGCATGCATTTGACCCAACTTACCAACTTTGGCAGCCACTTCCACCCGTTCCAGGGGATTATAGTGAAGCCCTTGGATTTGGTTGCGCTGTTCTTAGCGGTTGCCATCTTTATTTGATTGGAGGAAAAGATCCAATCAAGGGGTCTATGCGGCGGGTAATCTTTTACAATGCTCGAACAAATAGATGGCACAGGGCACCAGACATGCTCCGCAAACGCCATTTCTTTGGCTCTTGTGTAATTAATAATTGTCTTTATGTCGCTGGTGGAGAGTGTGAAGGAATACAGAGGACCCTCCGTTCAGCTGAAGTTTATGACCCCAACCGGAAGCGCTGGAGTTTTATAGCTGATATGAGCACAGCGATGGTGCCCTTTATTGGGGTAGTATATGATGGGAAGTGGTTCGTAAAAGGGCTGGGATCCCGCAGAGAAGTTCTCAGTGAAGCTTATAACCCTGATATCAATGCGTGGAGCCCAGTCAACAACAGGATGGCTGCTGGTTGGCGCAACCCGAGCATCTCGATGGATGGTCGTCTATTGGCTTTGGACTGTCCTGATGGGTGTAAACTTAGAGTATATGATGAGTCTACGAATTCATGGATCAGATTTATTGATAGCAAGCTCCACCTTGGAAGCTCTCGTGCTTTGGAGGCTGCCGCTCTGGTTCCACTTAATGGTAAACTTTGTATAATTCGTAACAACATGAGCATCAGCATAGTTGATGTGAAAAATCCTGATAAGCGAGTGGAAACTAACCCGCATCTTTGGGAGAACATTGCTGGCAAAGGTCACTTCAGAACTTTGTTCACAAATTTATGGTCAAGCATCGCAGGACGAGCAGGGTTGAAGAGTCATATTGTGCACTGTCAGGTCTTACAAGCTTGA